Proteins encoded by one window of Arabidopsis thaliana chromosome 2, partial sequence:
- the CYSA gene encoding cystatin A (cystatin A (CYSA); FUNCTIONS IN: cysteine-type endopeptidase inhibitor activity; INVOLVED IN: response to abiotic stimulus; LOCATED IN: endomembrane system; EXPRESSED IN: 24 plant structures; EXPRESSED DURING: 13 growth stages; CONTAINS InterPro DOMAIN/s: Proteinase inhibitor I25, cystatin, conserved site (InterPro:IPR018073), Proteinase inhibitor I25, cystatin (InterPro:IPR000010), Proteinase inhibitor I25, cystatin, conserved region (InterPro:IPR020381); BEST Arabidopsis thaliana protein match is: cystatin B (TAIR:AT3G12490.2); Has 756 Blast hits to 733 proteins in 101 species: Archae - 0; Bacteria - 2; Metazoa - 32; Fungi - 0; Plants - 716; Viruses - 0; Other Eukaryotes - 6 (source: NCBI BLink).), translating to MESKTFWIVTLLLCGTIQLAICRSEEKSTEKTMMLGGVHDLRGNQNSGEIESLARFAIQEHNKQQNKILEFKKIVKAREQVVAGTMYHLTLEAKEGDQTKNFEAKVWVKPWMNFKQLQEFKESSS from the exons ATGGAATCAAAGACGTTCTGGATCgttactcttcttctctgtggAACAATTCAATTAGCGATTTGCAGATCAGAAGAGAAAAGCACAGAGAAGACGATGATGCTAGGAGGCGTTCATGATCTCCGAGGAAATCAGAACAGTGGAGAGATCGAGAGTCTCGCTCGATTTGCCATTCAAGAACATAACAAACAACAG AACAAAATTCTTGAGTTCAAGAAGATTGTCAAAGCAAGGGAGCAGGTAGTTGCAGGAACGATGTACCACTTAACCCTAGAAGCAAAAGAAGGTGATCAGACTAAGAATTTTGAAGCCAAAGTGTGGGTGAAGCCATGGATGAACTTCAAACAGTTGCAGGAGTTCAAGGAATCATCTTCTTGA